AAAACCCGAAAAAAAGCTTTCGGGTTTTTAAACAGTTAACTTATCTATTACTTCAAAGAGTATGATACAAGTTCTGAAGTAGTGCCAGACGATTCTAATTTTACAATTCCGACATCTTTAGCAATCCAATAGAAAGTATCTGATGAAGAACTTTGCCCTTGACTACTAGCCTCTAGATGTAGTTTAAACTTAATCACATTACTATAAGTCACGTCTTTTACTTTTATGCTTGTACCTTTTTCTAAAATAGTTCCTGTATATTTTACAGCCATTTTAAGAGCAGGGAAATTTGGAATGTTAAAAGTTGTTTCTTGAGAATAACTTCCGCTCCAAGTTTGATTAACATCTAAATAATCCTTGAAAAGAATGAATTCATAACCAGTCATTTTACCAGTTATTCCTTCAGAACTGTAATTCACTTCATCAATAACGATGTAATAATCTCCTTTTACTTTTTTAAGTGAAGCACCGGCTGTTCCAGAAATTTCGTCCGTTGCTCCAAATAGCTGGTTAAATTTATAATAGGTATTACCATCTTTATCAGATGAGCTTTGAATTTTCACTGTGCTTTCACTACCGTCTTGGTTAAAAACCCATTGATTGCCCACTTTAGAAGGCCAATAATCTCCTGTTGATCCAGCACTTTCGCTTGAGTCATCATTACTGCAAGATGTTAACATAAATCCCATCATAACAAACAGGATTGCAAAACATTTGTTTAGTTTTCTCATAATTGAATTTGTTTTTGGCAATAAAATTTTTATGTGAAATTATAGCAATTAAAGTATTATACCTTACGGCATTACGTAAAATCAAAAAATATTTTTTATTTTTTGATAAAAACTGTAACAAACAAAAAAAAGCCAAGTCTATATTAAAAACCAAAAGCCACTACTTGAATATAAACAACCAAAATATCGAAGAACTGATTGTGCTTTGCAAAAGCAATAATCAGAAAGCGCAATTTGAAGTATACAATCGCTATTGTAAGGCGATGTATAACGTGGCTTTTCGTATTGTAAAAGACGAACATTTTGCACAAGACGTCATGCAGGAAGGTTTCTTAAAAGCTTTTACAAAAATCAATGACTATAAGCAAGAAGTGGCTTTTGGCGCATGGTTAAAAAAAATAATCATCAATTATAGTATCGATTTTTACAAGAAAAACAACTCTTTTCAAGTGGAAGATTTAAGTAAACAGCTTTATAAAATCGAAGAAAACGACGGAATTCTTTCTGAAAATATTGACTTAAACTCTCTAAAAGTAAAACAGGTTTTGGATACTATTCTGCAGCTGAAAGATAATTACAGAATGGTGCTGACACTTTTTTACATTGAAGGTTACGATCAAGAAGAAATCTGCGATATTTTAAATATTTCTTATGCAAATTGCAGAACAACCTTGAGTAGAGCTAAAGATAGTTTGAGAAAAAAATTGGAAGAAATATAAAATGAATTGGAATTATGAAAAATGAAAAAGACAATTTAGACGAATTATTCAACAGATTTGAAAACCAATGGGATATTCAGGAATTAAATTCTGATCATCAGGTAGATTTTCTTCAAAAATTAAACAAAAAAGAGCCTAAGAAAAAATACTGGTTCGTAACTGCTATTGCCGCTTCGATTGTATTGATGCTTGGAGTTTCTCTTTTTTATAAAAATGAAAAACCAAAAGAATTCAAATTTGCTTCTAAAGAAACTAAACGTACAGACTCTATTTTCAACATTCTAATCGACAACGAACTGGTTAAGCTAAAAGAGAAAAACTCACCAGAAAATCAGCAGATTATTACTGATGCTATGAATCAGATGAAAACTTTTGACGCTGATTATCAGAAAATCATTAACGAACTGCAAAAAAATGGTGAGAACAAACAAATTATTTATGCAATGATTAGCAATCTTCAAACGCGTATTTCTTTTTTGCAAACCGTTTTGAAAAGAATTGAAGACAACGAAAAATTAAAAAACAACTCTAATGAAAAAACACTATAACTTACTAATCTTATTTCTCTTGATTCCTTTCTTAGGTTTTTCAAATGATGAGGCTTTTGTTACCAAACAAAAAAACATTAAAAAAACCTATATCGTTAATTCTAATGCTGGAATCGATGTTGACAACAAATACGGAAACATCACTGTAACCACTTGGGATGAAGATAAAATTGATCTTGATATTACTATAAAAGTGAATGGCTCAAATGAAAATTGGGTAAACGAACGATTAAACAGCATTGATGTTGATATCACGGCGCTTAAAGGTCTAGTTTCTGCCGTAACCAAATTAGGAAGCTCCAATCTTAAAAGCAAGGGAAGTAATAACAGTTTTGAGATCAATTACGTAATTAAAATTCCTAAAAACGGATCTATTAAACTAGTTAATAAATACGGTAATATTTCTGTTCCAAATGCTGAAGCTTCTACTGATATTGACTGCAAATACGGAAAAGTTGCTTTAGGAAAACTAAACGGATCTAATAATCAAATCTCAATTCAATACTGCCAAAATTCAAGTATAGAGTACATAAAAACAGGAAATATTGATGCTCGATATTCGAATCTTAAAATTAATGATTCTGGAAATTTGAATCTAAGTGCAAATTATACAGATGTTAATCTTAATGATGGCCAAAACATAAAAGCAGATTGCAACTACGGAACACTTAAATTTCAAAAAATCAATTCCTTAAGCGGCTCAGGAAATTATTTAACTTTCATAATTGGCGAAATTTCTAGTAACTTTAGCTACGATACCAATTATAGTAAAATCAGTATCGGAACTTTAACTGAAAAAGCTGGAAACATTACTATAAACTCAGGATATACAGATATTTCAATTGGTTACGTACCAAATTATGCTTTTGATTTTGATATTTCTACAAGATATTCAAACATTAAACATGATAATTCTTTAGAGATTTCTGTTTCTGAAGTTAAAAGCAACAGTAAAAGAATTGCAGGTTATTACAAGAAAAAAGGTCAAAACAAA
The Flavobacterium humidisoli DNA segment above includes these coding regions:
- a CDS encoding RNA polymerase sigma factor, with the translated sequence MNINNQNIEELIVLCKSNNQKAQFEVYNRYCKAMYNVAFRIVKDEHFAQDVMQEGFLKAFTKINDYKQEVAFGAWLKKIIINYSIDFYKKNNSFQVEDLSKQLYKIEENDGILSENIDLNSLKVKQVLDTILQLKDNYRMVLTLFYIEGYDQEEICDILNISYANCRTTLSRAKDSLRKKLEEI
- a CDS encoding anti-sigma factor — translated: MKNEKDNLDELFNRFENQWDIQELNSDHQVDFLQKLNKKEPKKKYWFVTAIAASIVLMLGVSLFYKNEKPKEFKFASKETKRTDSIFNILIDNELVKLKEKNSPENQQIITDAMNQMKTFDADYQKIINELQKNGENKQIIYAMISNLQTRISFLQTVLKRIEDNEKLKNNSNEKTL